From Bacillus sp. FSL K6-3431, the proteins below share one genomic window:
- a CDS encoding adenylyltransferase/cytidyltransferase family protein, translating to MKSYKFGYTTGVFDLFHVGHLNVLKRAKEQCEILIVGVSTDELVQEYKNKLPVIPYHERIEIVEGIKFVDIVVPQINRDKFSAWETLKFDVMFVGDDWKGNPLFNEVEKKFNQVGIEIVFFPYTKGVSSTIVKEKIKS from the coding sequence ATGAAGTCATATAAATTTGGTTATACCACAGGTGTTTTTGATTTATTTCATGTAGGACATCTAAATGTTTTAAAAAGAGCAAAAGAACAATGTGAAATCCTCATCGTTGGTGTAAGTACAGATGAGTTAGTCCAAGAGTATAAAAATAAACTTCCTGTTATTCCTTACCATGAAAGAATCGAAATCGTTGAAGGAATAAAGTTTGTAGATATAGTAGTCCCTCAAATAAATAGAGATAAGTTTTCAGCATGGGAAACCCTAAAATTTGATGTCATGTTTGTTGGGGATGACTGGAAGGGTAATCCTCTTTTTAATGAAGTTGAAAAGAAGTTTAACCAAGTAGGGATAGAAATCGTTTTTTTTCCGTATACAAAAGGGGTATCTTCTACGATCGTAAAGGAAAAAATAAAAAGTTAA
- a CDS encoding acyltransferase, whose translation MLLPQKLRYFLYKLAGMRTASSNIRSGCIFRGKNLMIEKGVLLNHNVFIDSWEKVIIKENTAIAFDVLICTSSHKIGDKFKRAGESDRKPIVIGKGCWIGARATILPGVTIGDGCFIAAGAIVTKDCKPNTLYAGVPAKEIRSL comes from the coding sequence ATGTTATTACCACAAAAACTAAGGTATTTCCTTTATAAACTTGCTGGAATGAGAACAGCATCTTCAAATATTCGTTCAGGTTGCATATTTCGTGGCAAAAATCTTATGATCGAAAAAGGTGTGCTCCTTAATCACAATGTATTTATAGATAGTTGGGAAAAGGTAATAATCAAAGAGAATACAGCAATTGCTTTTGATGTCTTGATCTGTACCTCTAGTCATAAGATAGGAGATAAATTCAAAAGAGCTGGGGAATCTGATCGGAAGCCTATCGTTATTGGTAAAGGGTGCTGGATAGGCGCACGGGCTACTATATTACCTGGCGTTACTATCGGAGATGGATGTTTTATTGCGGCAGGAGCAATAGTAACCAAAGACTGCAAACCAAATACACTTTACGCTGGAGTTCCAGCAAAAGAAATTAGATCGCTTTGA